From the Sphingomonas mesophila genome, one window contains:
- a CDS encoding putative bifunctional diguanylate cyclase/phosphodiesterase, with product MGEPVAVALRDPLTGLADRRALYAFIDRLIERGVPFGLLLADLDHFKDVNDTLGHDAGDHVLLELARRLGAGLERGSLVARLGGDEFAIVVPRLTGTDGLLAAMSAILSSASEPFCYDGQPLDCQLSLGATLAGAGASRVQAMKEADIALYRAKEEGRSRGAIFNAAMREEVDRRSAEIATARAALARGDIAVFYQPKVSLETRAVVGFEALLRVRDGERMLDPEHIAGAFEQRRLCAQLGRAVLTQLLRDAGRCAALGAPFGHVAINVSDAELRDPSWAPMLLHLLAAAGLPPWALQVEITETVLLKRSAEVVRSAFDLLHAEGVKIALDDFGTGFSSLAHLRDYPVDIIKVDRSFVAALDQPDAAALARATIGLGKTLGMTVVAEGVETLVQHEQLRRWGCDQGQGYLYGRPGPRLGVFSGGVEGEAA from the coding sequence GTGGGTGAGCCGGTCGCAGTGGCGCTGCGCGATCCGCTGACCGGCCTCGCCGACCGCCGCGCGCTCTACGCGTTCATTGACCGGCTGATCGAGCGCGGCGTGCCGTTCGGCCTGCTGCTTGCCGACCTCGACCACTTCAAGGACGTCAACGACACGCTCGGCCATGACGCCGGCGACCATGTGCTGCTCGAGCTCGCCCGGAGGCTTGGCGCGGGGCTCGAGCGCGGCTCGCTGGTGGCGCGGCTCGGCGGCGACGAGTTCGCGATCGTCGTGCCGCGGCTGACAGGCACGGACGGACTGCTGGCGGCGATGTCGGCGATCCTGTCGAGCGCGTCGGAACCGTTCTGCTACGACGGCCAGCCGCTCGACTGCCAGCTGAGCCTTGGAGCGACCTTGGCCGGCGCGGGCGCGAGCCGGGTCCAGGCGATGAAGGAAGCCGACATCGCGCTCTATCGCGCCAAGGAGGAAGGGCGCTCGCGCGGCGCGATCTTCAACGCCGCGATGCGCGAGGAAGTCGATCGCCGCTCGGCCGAGATCGCGACGGCGCGTGCCGCACTGGCGCGCGGCGACATCGCCGTCTTCTACCAGCCCAAGGTCAGCCTCGAGACCCGCGCGGTGGTCGGCTTCGAAGCGCTGCTGCGAGTGCGCGACGGCGAGCGGATGCTGGACCCGGAGCATATCGCCGGGGCGTTCGAGCAGCGCCGGCTGTGCGCGCAGTTGGGGCGCGCCGTGCTGACCCAATTGCTACGCGATGCCGGGCGCTGCGCCGCGCTCGGCGCGCCGTTCGGCCATGTCGCGATCAACGTCAGCGACGCCGAGCTGCGCGACCCGAGCTGGGCGCCGATGCTGCTCCATCTGCTGGCCGCGGCCGGGCTTCCGCCGTGGGCGCTGCAGGTCGAGATTACCGAGACGGTGCTGCTCAAGCGCTCGGCCGAGGTCGTGCGCTCGGCGTTTGACCTGCTGCATGCCGAGGGGGTCAAGATCGCGCTCGACGATTTCGGGACGGGCTTCTCTTCGCTTGCCCATCTGCGCGACTATCCGGTCGACATCATCAAGGTGGACCGCTCGTTCGTCGCAGCGCTCGACCAGCCCGACGCCGCCGCGCTGGCGCGGGCGACGATCGGGCTCGGCAAGACGCTCGGCATGACGGTCGTCGCCGAGGGCGTCGAAACCCTCGTGCAGCACGAGCAGCTGCGGCGCTGGGGCTGCGATCAGGGCCAGGGTTATCTCTACGGGCGGCCGGGCCCGCGACTCGGCGTGTTTTCGGGCGGGGTCGAGGGAGAAGCGGCATGA
- a CDS encoding BLUF domain-containing protein, whose translation MSHLKKLVYVSQSRLAAAEAERAVADIVALATPRNDRLEIGGALMFTGHRFAQWLEGPAANVDLLMRSIAADVRHRDIQIVVDCAVELRSFSGWGLAFGGRSLVVDRHLKAALNSGWAFADGDAARRLERLMIELAHAQWPGRTGVGAALAAAPVTG comes from the coding sequence ATGAGCCATCTCAAGAAGCTCGTTTACGTCAGCCAGAGCCGACTCGCGGCGGCCGAGGCGGAGCGCGCGGTGGCCGACATCGTCGCTCTCGCAACGCCGCGAAACGACCGGCTGGAGATCGGCGGAGCACTGATGTTCACCGGCCATCGATTCGCGCAGTGGCTCGAGGGGCCGGCCGCCAACGTCGACCTGCTGATGCGAAGCATCGCCGCCGACGTCCGGCACAGGGATATCCAGATCGTCGTCGATTGCGCCGTCGAGCTGCGGAGCTTCAGCGGTTGGGGGCTCGCCTTCGGAGGCCGGTCATTGGTGGTCGACCGCCATCTCAAGGCCGCGCTGAACAGCGGGTGGGCATTCGCCGACGGCGATGCGGCGCGTCGGCTCGAACGACTAATGATCGAATTGGCTCATGCCCAGTGGCCGGGGCGGACGGGCGTGGGGGCAGCGCTGGCCGCTGCCCCCGTGACGGGCTAG
- a CDS encoding DUF3618 domain-containing protein, translating into MTDSTTRTDADPAAIEQDIRRTQDEMSRTVDKLGDQLTPKNLFNALLEKADEKGVDSQYLFEGARNNPMALGLIAAGTIWLLSDKNSKFPTLKGKSTKDDEYDPSDVHHRDYVSHMSALDMRDGEDPLAYQRRRDLHRANFLMCERKPDEDEGAFRERLDQLTESFRDKRRAWSDSISQAGSSGAQSVKDAGAGAQRTARQAATKAQNLYGQNPLVGGILAAAVGAALGSTVPISRKEQETLGDLGTDARNLVSEQKDKLTDLAMEKKDELLDKADEKLEQTASASPKPGQSAGSDKPFILPEPTR; encoded by the coding sequence ATGACCGATTCCACCACCCGCACCGACGCCGATCCTGCTGCGATCGAACAGGACATCCGCCGCACCCAGGACGAGATGAGCCGGACCGTCGACAAGCTCGGCGACCAGCTGACGCCGAAGAACCTGTTCAACGCTTTGCTCGAAAAGGCGGACGAAAAGGGCGTCGACTCGCAATATCTTTTCGAGGGCGCGCGCAACAATCCGATGGCGCTTGGGCTCATCGCCGCCGGCACCATCTGGTTGCTCAGCGACAAGAACTCCAAGTTCCCGACGCTCAAGGGCAAGTCGACGAAGGACGACGAGTACGACCCGAGCGACGTCCACCACCGCGACTATGTTTCGCACATGTCGGCGCTCGACATGCGCGACGGTGAGGACCCGCTCGCTTACCAGCGCCGCCGCGATCTTCACCGCGCCAATTTCCTGATGTGCGAGCGCAAGCCCGACGAGGACGAGGGCGCGTTCCGCGAACGCCTCGACCAGCTCACCGAAAGCTTCCGCGACAAGCGCCGCGCCTGGTCGGACTCGATCAGCCAGGCCGGCTCATCGGGCGCGCAATCGGTGAAGGATGCCGGCGCCGGCGCCCAGCGCACCGCCCGCCAGGCGGCGACCAAGGCGCAAAACCTTTATGGTCAGAACCCGCTGGTCGGCGGGATCCTCGCCGCCGCCGTCGGCGCAGCGCTCGGCTCGACCGTTCCGATCAGTCGCAAGGAGCAGGAAACGCTAGGCGATCTCGGCACCGACGCGCGCAATCTGGTCAGTGAGCAGAAGGATAAGCTGACCGATCTGGCGATGGAGAAGAAGGACGAGCTGCTCGACAAGGCGGACGAAAAACTCGAGCAGACTGCCAGCGCGTCGCCGAAGCCGGGCCAATCGGCCGGCTCGGACAAGCCCTTCATCCTTCCCGAACCGACGCGCTAG
- a CDS encoding phage holin family protein: protein MIDNDLPPDPLAEPHVVKPAAKRRPAVAAAGDDANVVDLLKQLAGQGSHLAEQQMALIKAEIRESTSEVKTAAGAMAGAAVVGLAGLGVLLMGVAYLLGDAIDNVGLGALIVGAATLLLAYILYRSGAAKLSAANLEPKRTERTLQRATDVVRGDLSTENAR, encoded by the coding sequence ATGATCGACAACGATCTTCCTCCCGATCCGCTGGCCGAGCCGCATGTCGTCAAGCCAGCGGCCAAGCGGCGCCCGGCCGTGGCTGCGGCGGGTGACGACGCCAATGTCGTCGACCTGCTCAAGCAGCTCGCCGGGCAGGGCTCGCATCTCGCCGAACAGCAGATGGCGCTGATCAAGGCCGAAATCCGCGAATCGACGAGCGAGGTGAAGACCGCCGCCGGGGCGATGGCGGGCGCCGCCGTGGTCGGCCTTGCGGGCCTCGGCGTGCTGTTGATGGGCGTCGCCTATCTGCTCGGCGACGCGATCGACAACGTCGGGCTCGGGGCGCTGATCGTCGGCGCCGCGACCCTGCTCCTGGCCTATATCCTCTACCGCAGCGGCGCCGCCAAGCTGAGCGCCGCCAACCTCGAGCCGAAGCGCACCGAGCGGACGCTTCAGCGGGCGACCGATGTCGTTCGCGGCGACCTTTCGACGGAGAATGCACGATGA
- a CDS encoding branched-chain amino acid aminotransferase, translating into MGDMPGFDDRDGWIWFDGELVPWRDARVHVLTHALHYASSVFEGQRAYGGTIFKLSEHSARLRRSAELLGFPLPWSVEEIDAACIATLEANKLVDAYLRPVAWRGSEQMGVSAQATKPHLAVACWNWGKYFDPALAEKGIRLDIAPWRRPAPYTAPTESKAAGLYMICTLSKHHAENRGFNDALMLDWRGQVAEATGANVFFVRDGVIHTPTPDCFLDGITRRTVIGLARQRGIEVVERVIWPEELESFEQMFLTGSAAEVTFVASAGPWNFEVGELSRQLARDYDDLVNGRRQG; encoded by the coding sequence ATGGGCGACATGCCGGGCTTCGACGATCGCGACGGCTGGATCTGGTTCGACGGCGAGCTCGTGCCGTGGCGCGACGCGCGGGTCCACGTCCTCACCCACGCGCTGCACTATGCCAGCAGCGTGTTCGAAGGGCAGCGCGCCTATGGCGGCACGATCTTCAAGCTCTCCGAGCACAGCGCCCGCCTGCGCCGCTCGGCCGAATTGCTCGGCTTCCCGCTGCCGTGGAGCGTCGAGGAGATCGACGCCGCCTGCATCGCCACGCTCGAGGCCAACAAGCTCGTCGACGCCTACCTCCGCCCGGTCGCCTGGCGCGGATCGGAGCAGATGGGGGTGAGCGCTCAGGCGACCAAGCCGCACCTCGCCGTCGCCTGCTGGAACTGGGGCAAATATTTCGATCCCGCGCTGGCCGAAAAGGGCATAAGGCTCGACATCGCGCCGTGGCGCCGGCCCGCGCCCTACACCGCGCCGACCGAATCCAAGGCCGCCGGCCTGTACATGATCTGCACGCTCTCCAAGCACCACGCCGAGAACCGCGGCTTCAACGACGCGCTGATGCTCGACTGGCGCGGCCAGGTCGCCGAGGCGACCGGCGCCAACGTCTTCTTCGTCCGCGACGGCGTGATCCACACGCCGACCCCCGACTGCTTCCTCGACGGCATCACGCGCCGCACCGTCATCGGCCTCGCCCGCCAGCGCGGCATCGAGGTGGTCGAGCGCGTGATCTGGCCGGAGGAGTTGGAAAGCTTCGAGCAGATGTTCCTCACCGGTAGCGCCGCCGAAGTGACCTTCGTCGCCTCGGCCGGTCCGTGGAATTTCGAGGTCGGCGAGCTGTCGCGGCAATTGGCCCGCGATTACGACGACCTGGTCAACGGCCGCCGCCAGGGTTGA
- a CDS encoding pyrroline-5-carboxylate reductase family protein: MFFRRAPYDGMDTSLRWHDGVSMSSFWIVGCGTMAGAMVAGWRRANALPDGLLAIRPSGRPVDGVATVTAIPGNGEPTTFLLGIKPQKLDEVAPLAEPRVGPHTRLISILAGVELASLRARFPRAGSILRAMPNLPVSEGCGVVALVGEGGSARAAEPLFAPLGHVHLARDEAEFAAVGALAGAGPAYVARFVAALAKAGVARGLDPDVVARIALHTVLGTALMAETHGESMDSLARRVASPNGTTEAGLAVLDSDGALDRLVARTLAAAARRGQELAAAARG, translated from the coding sequence ATGTTCTTCCGTCGCGCGCCATATGACGGCATGGATACCAGCCTTCGCTGGCATGACGGGGTGAGCATGAGCAGTTTCTGGATCGTCGGTTGCGGCACCATGGCCGGCGCAATGGTCGCCGGCTGGCGCCGCGCGAACGCGCTCCCCGACGGCCTGCTCGCGATCCGCCCGTCGGGCCGCCCGGTCGACGGCGTCGCCACCGTCACCGCCATTCCCGGCAACGGCGAACCGACCACCTTCCTGCTCGGCATCAAGCCGCAAAAGCTCGACGAGGTCGCGCCGCTCGCCGAGCCGCGAGTCGGCCCGCACACCCGCCTCATCTCGATCCTCGCCGGGGTCGAGCTGGCCAGCCTGCGCGCCCGCTTCCCGCGCGCCGGATCGATCCTGCGCGCGATGCCCAATCTCCCGGTCAGCGAGGGCTGCGGGGTCGTGGCGTTAGTCGGCGAGGGCGGCAGCGCGCGCGCGGCCGAGCCTTTGTTCGCCCCGCTCGGTCACGTCCACCTCGCGCGCGACGAAGCGGAGTTCGCTGCGGTCGGAGCGCTCGCCGGCGCCGGCCCGGCCTATGTCGCGCGCTTCGTCGCCGCCCTCGCCAAGGCGGGCGTCGCGCGCGGCCTCGATCCCGACGTCGTGGCCCGGATCGCGCTCCACACCGTGCTCGGCACCGCGCTGATGGCGGAGACCCACGGCGAAAGCATGGACTCGCTCGCCCGGCGCGTCGCCAGTCCCAACGGCACGACCGAGGCCGGCCTGGCAGTGCTCGACTCGGACGGCGCGCTTGACCGCCTTGTCGCGCGCACGCTCGCGGCCGCCGCCCGCCGCGGGCAGGAGCTCGCCGCGGCCGCGCGCGGTTGA
- a CDS encoding YbjN domain-containing protein — MAEQEERDDGAPIDVLESYFEARGWPCERAGDGEIIASASGSWAQYELRGVWRGEDQVLQFLAFPDIKVAAEKRSAIHEALCLINEQLWLGHFELWSGSGLIVFRHAALVGHGDSLAFEQAEAIAEAALEECERFYPVFQFVLWGGKSPTEAISAALIETAGEA, encoded by the coding sequence ATTGCCGAACAGGAAGAGCGCGACGACGGCGCTCCGATCGACGTGCTCGAAAGCTATTTCGAGGCGCGCGGCTGGCCGTGCGAGCGCGCCGGCGACGGCGAGATCATCGCTTCGGCCTCGGGCAGCTGGGCGCAGTACGAGCTTCGCGGCGTGTGGCGCGGCGAGGACCAGGTGCTTCAATTCCTCGCTTTTCCCGACATCAAGGTGGCGGCCGAAAAGCGCAGCGCGATCCACGAGGCATTGTGCCTGATCAACGAGCAGCTGTGGCTCGGCCATTTCGAACTGTGGTCGGGATCGGGCCTCATCGTCTTCCGCCATGCCGCGCTGGTCGGGCACGGCGACAGCCTGGCGTTCGAACAGGCCGAGGCAATCGCCGAAGCCGCGCTCGAGGAGTGCGAGCGCTTCTACCCGGTGTTCCAATTCGTGCTGTGGGGCGGCAAATCCCCCACCGAAGCGATCTCCGCCGCGCTGATCGAGACGGCAGGCGAAGCCTAA
- a CDS encoding accessory factor UbiK family protein: MQSENRLLDDFAKVLNGLAGTAAGVGREAEASMRERMRSWIGGMDFVSRDEFEAVKAMAAAARDENEALKARLDKLEAAKKAPR, encoded by the coding sequence ATGCAATCCGAAAACCGACTGCTCGACGATTTCGCCAAGGTGCTCAACGGCCTCGCCGGGACCGCCGCCGGAGTCGGCCGCGAGGCCGAGGCGTCGATGCGTGAGCGCATGCGCAGCTGGATCGGCGGGATGGATTTCGTCAGCCGCGACGAGTTCGAGGCGGTGAAAGCGATGGCCGCCGCCGCGCGCGACGAGAATGAGGCGCTGAAAGCCCGGCTCGACAAGCTCGAAGCAGCCAAGAAGGCGCCGCGCTGA
- a CDS encoding TspO/MBR family protein gives MATVEQRRGEWWKKALITVPLIVGIGSLMGYLSNSGFENGWYAGLDKPSFQPPGWAFGVVWTILYTLMGIALAMILSEPDSAMRRTALALFGVQLGLNFGWSPIFFGAQMIDLALVVIVIMLLTAAATANLFRRLRPVAGWLLLPYLLWLCLATALNYETGRLNPGADAAPLGITGA, from the coding sequence ATGGCGACGGTTGAGCAGCGGCGCGGCGAGTGGTGGAAGAAGGCGCTGATCACCGTGCCGCTGATCGTCGGCATCGGCAGCCTGATGGGCTATCTGTCGAACAGCGGGTTCGAGAACGGCTGGTATGCGGGCCTCGACAAGCCGTCCTTCCAGCCGCCGGGCTGGGCGTTCGGCGTGGTCTGGACCATCCTCTACACGCTGATGGGGATCGCGCTGGCGATGATCCTGAGCGAGCCCGACAGCGCGATGCGGCGCACCGCCTTGGCGCTGTTCGGCGTCCAGCTCGGGCTCAACTTTGGCTGGTCGCCGATCTTTTTCGGCGCACAGATGATCGACCTTGCCCTGGTCGTGATCGTGATCATGCTGCTCACCGCCGCGGCCACCGCCAACCTGTTTCGCAGATTGCGGCCGGTGGCGGGCTGGCTGCTGCTGCCCTATCTTCTGTGGTTGTGCCTGGCGACCGCTCTCAACTATGAGACCGGCAGGCTGAACCCGGGCGCCGACGCCGCGCCGCTCGGCATCACTGGAGCTTGA
- a CDS encoding TlyA family RNA methyltransferase, which translates to MSAKIRADLLLVARGLAESRSRAQALIMGGKVFAGDRAVAKAGDMLAEDSELTLKGHDHPWVSRGGIKLDHGLTHFGIVVAGATALDVGSSTGGFTDVLLSRGAAKVYAIDVGTNQLAWKLRQDARVVVHEQTNARALSRAIVPDPIDIVVCDASFISLAKVLDAALDLARPGAQLVALVKPQFEAGRAEVGKGGVVRDESVHARVCADAAAWVESKGWRVMGVEPSPITGPEGNVEFLLGAVKEDAHGDG; encoded by the coding sequence CTGAGCGCGAAGATCCGCGCCGACCTATTGCTCGTCGCGCGCGGGCTGGCCGAGAGCCGGAGCCGGGCGCAGGCGCTGATCATGGGCGGCAAGGTGTTCGCCGGCGACCGCGCCGTCGCCAAGGCCGGCGACATGCTGGCCGAGGATTCCGAACTGACCCTTAAGGGCCACGATCATCCGTGGGTGTCGCGCGGCGGAATCAAGCTCGACCACGGCCTGACGCATTTCGGCATCGTTGTCGCCGGGGCGACCGCGCTCGATGTCGGCAGCTCGACCGGCGGCTTCACCGACGTGCTGCTCAGCCGCGGCGCGGCTAAAGTCTACGCCATCGACGTCGGCACCAACCAGCTCGCGTGGAAGCTCCGCCAGGACGCGCGCGTCGTCGTCCACGAACAGACCAATGCCCGCGCGCTTAGCCGCGCCATCGTCCCCGATCCGATCGACATCGTCGTGTGCGACGCCAGCTTCATTTCGCTCGCCAAGGTGCTCGACGCGGCGCTCGATCTCGCCCGCCCCGGCGCGCAGCTGGTGGCGCTGGTCAAGCCGCAGTTCGAGGCCGGGCGCGCCGAGGTCGGCAAGGGCGGGGTGGTGCGCGACGAGAGTGTCCACGCCCGGGTGTGCGCCGACGCGGCGGCTTGGGTCGAATCGAAGGGCTGGCGCGTAATGGGCGTCGAGCCGAGCCCGATCACCGGGCCCGAAGGCAATGTCGAGTTCCTACTCGGCGCAGTGAAGGAGGATGCACATGGCGACGGTTGA
- the dxs gene encoding 1-deoxy-D-xylulose-5-phosphate synthase, translating to MSDRPSTPLLDTVRYPADLRKLDKEQLPQLADELRAEMISAVSVTGGHLGAGLGVVELTVAIHYVFDTPADRLIWDVGHQAYPHKILTGRRDRIRTIRQGGGLSGFTKRSESEYDPFGAAHSSTSISAALGFAVSNKLAGKPGRAIAVIGDGAMSAGMAYEAMNNAEAAGNRLVVILNDNDMSIAPPVGSLRNSLARLVSSDKYLAPRRVAQKIARAMPEPVRRTARRMEEYARGLVTGGTLFEELGFYYVGPVDGHDVEALVEILENVRDADEGPILVHAVTHKGKGYGPAESSADKYHGVVKFDVVSGKQDKGPGGGPPSYTQVFADALGAEMARDDKVVAITAAMPSGTGLDKVEQRFPERTFDVGIAEQHAVTFAAGLAAQGHRPFCAIYSTFLQRAYDQVVHDVAIQNLPVRFAMDRAGLVGADGCTHAGAFDLAYLGTLPNFVVMAAADEVELTHMVHTMALHDSGPIAVRYPRGNGRGLPMPARPQRLEIGKGRVVREGKTVAILSLGTRLEEAEKAADMLEARGLSTTVADMRFMKPLDEALIRRLLATHEVAVTIEEAAVGGLGAHVLTMASDEGLTDGGLKLRTMRLPDRFQDHDKPEKQYDEAGLNAPHIVETVLKALRRNDIGVEADAGALA from the coding sequence ATGTCCGATCGCCCTTCGACCCCCCTGCTCGACACGGTCCGCTATCCCGCCGACCTCCGCAAACTCGACAAGGAGCAGCTGCCCCAGCTCGCCGACGAGCTTCGCGCCGAGATGATCTCGGCCGTCTCGGTGACCGGCGGCCACCTCGGCGCCGGGCTCGGCGTGGTCGAGCTCACCGTCGCCATCCACTATGTGTTCGATACCCCCGCCGACCGGCTGATCTGGGACGTCGGCCACCAGGCCTATCCGCACAAGATCCTCACCGGCCGCCGCGATCGGATTCGCACCATCCGCCAGGGCGGCGGTCTCAGCGGATTCACCAAGCGCAGCGAAAGCGAATACGACCCGTTCGGCGCCGCGCACAGCTCGACCTCGATCTCCGCCGCGCTCGGTTTCGCCGTGTCCAACAAGCTTGCCGGCAAGCCCGGCCGCGCGATCGCGGTGATCGGCGACGGCGCGATGAGTGCGGGCATGGCCTATGAGGCGATGAACAACGCCGAGGCCGCCGGCAACCGGCTGGTGGTGATCCTCAACGACAACGACATGTCGATCGCCCCGCCGGTCGGCTCGCTGCGCAATTCGCTCGCCCGGCTGGTAAGCTCGGACAAATATCTCGCCCCGCGCCGGGTCGCCCAGAAGATCGCCCGGGCGATGCCCGAGCCGGTCCGCCGAACCGCGCGCCGAATGGAGGAATATGCCCGCGGCCTGGTTACCGGCGGGACGTTGTTCGAAGAGCTCGGCTTCTACTACGTCGGCCCGGTCGACGGCCACGATGTCGAGGCGCTGGTCGAAATCCTCGAGAATGTGCGCGACGCCGACGAGGGGCCGATCCTGGTTCACGCCGTCACCCACAAGGGCAAGGGCTACGGCCCGGCCGAATCGAGCGCCGACAAATATCATGGCGTGGTCAAGTTCGACGTCGTCTCGGGCAAGCAGGACAAGGGTCCGGGCGGCGGGCCGCCGAGCTACACCCAGGTGTTCGCCGACGCGCTCGGCGCCGAGATGGCGCGCGACGACAAGGTCGTGGCAATCACCGCGGCGATGCCGTCGGGCACCGGGCTCGACAAGGTCGAGCAGCGTTTTCCCGAGCGCACCTTCGACGTCGGCATCGCCGAGCAGCATGCGGTGACCTTCGCCGCCGGCCTTGCCGCGCAGGGCCACCGCCCGTTCTGCGCGATCTACTCGACCTTCCTTCAGCGCGCGTACGATCAGGTGGTTCACGACGTCGCCATCCAGAATCTGCCGGTGCGCTTTGCCATGGACCGCGCCGGGCTGGTCGGCGCCGACGGCTGCACCCATGCCGGCGCGTTCGATCTCGCCTACCTCGGAACGCTGCCCAATTTCGTCGTCATGGCCGCCGCCGACGAGGTCGAGCTGACCCACATGGTCCACACCATGGCGCTCCACGACAGCGGTCCGATCGCGGTGCGCTACCCGCGCGGGAATGGCCGCGGGCTCCCCATGCCGGCCCGGCCGCAGCGGCTCGAGATTGGCAAGGGCAGGGTGGTGCGCGAGGGCAAGACCGTCGCCATCCTCTCGCTCGGCACCCGACTCGAGGAGGCGGAAAAGGCCGCCGACATGCTCGAGGCGCGCGGCCTGTCGACCACCGTCGCCGACATGCGCTTCATGAAGCCGCTCGACGAGGCGCTGATCCGCCGCCTGCTCGCCACCCACGAGGTCGCGGTGACGATCGAGGAAGCGGCGGTCGGCGGGCTCGGCGCCCACGTCCTCACCATGGCCAGCGACGAGGGCCTGACCGACGGGGGCCTCAAGCTGCGCACCATGCGCCTGCCCGACCGCTTCCAGGACCACGACAAGCCCGAGAAGCAATACGACGAAGCCGGCCTCAACGCCCCGCACATCGTCGAGACGGTCCTCAAGGCGCTGCGCCGCAACGACATTGGCGTGGAGGCCGACGCCGGAGCGCTCGCCTGA
- a CDS encoding Fur family transcriptional regulator: protein MGGHDHHAHRGDSLRDAAREQLTERGEQWTAMREAVFAALAGFERPASAYDIAEAVSAAQGRRVAANSVYRILDLFVASNLAMRVESANAYVANEHPGCLHDCIFLICDNCGQTRHIDDDALSGGVRDAATRAGFEASRPVIEVRGKCGDCA, encoded by the coding sequence ATGGGCGGCCACGATCATCATGCACACCGCGGCGACTCGCTGCGCGACGCGGCCCGCGAGCAGCTGACCGAGCGCGGTGAGCAGTGGACGGCGATGCGCGAGGCGGTGTTCGCGGCGCTGGCCGGCTTCGAGCGCCCGGCCTCGGCCTATGACATCGCCGAGGCGGTGTCAGCCGCCCAGGGCCGGCGGGTTGCCGCCAACAGCGTCTACCGGATCCTTGACCTGTTCGTCGCCTCCAACCTCGCGATGCGGGTCGAAAGTGCCAACGCCTATGTCGCCAACGAGCACCCCGGCTGCCTCCACGACTGCATCTTCCTGATTTGCGACAATTGCGGCCAGACCCGCCACATCGACGACGACGCGCTGTCCGGCGGAGTGCGCGACGCCGCCACCCGCGCCGGCTTCGAAGCCTCGCGTCCGGTGATCGAAGTGCGCGGCAAGTGCGGCGACTGCGCCTGA
- a CDS encoding TMEM175 family protein encodes MADPRDEVRDDPDAPARRDDHEGEGATRGTARMEAFADAVFAIAFTLPVVEIHLPEASKPGGLLGTELVELWPSYLGYALASTVIGLYWVHHHFSGAIYRTTGHWFLIATAVFLAAIGFIAFPARVVAEHLTDPAAREGAAQYWVLALAAVSLTWLLKWTVGWRRGQVDSRLEPSYIARLNRGYWALGIANLAAAGLVFADWRLGLGLSTAALMALIIPPHTPRYRTEAPIVEGES; translated from the coding sequence ATGGCTGATCCCCGCGACGAAGTTCGAGACGACCCCGACGCTCCGGCGCGGCGCGACGACCATGAAGGCGAAGGCGCGACCCGCGGCACGGCGCGGATGGAGGCGTTCGCCGACGCCGTGTTCGCCATCGCTTTCACCCTGCCGGTGGTCGAAATCCATCTGCCCGAAGCGTCGAAGCCGGGCGGGCTGCTGGGTACCGAACTGGTCGAATTGTGGCCGTCCTACCTCGGCTATGCGCTCGCCTCGACCGTGATCGGGCTCTATTGGGTGCACCACCATTTCAGCGGCGCGATCTATCGCACCACGGGCCATTGGTTCCTGATCGCGACCGCCGTGTTCCTCGCCGCGATCGGCTTCATCGCCTTTCCGGCGCGGGTCGTGGCCGAGCATCTCACCGACCCGGCGGCGCGCGAGGGGGCGGCGCAATATTGGGTGCTGGCGCTGGCCGCGGTGTCGCTGACCTGGCTTCTCAAATGGACCGTCGGCTGGCGGCGCGGACAGGTCGATTCGCGGTTGGAGCCGAGCTACATCGCGCGGCTCAATCGCGGCTATTGGGCGCTCGGGATCGCCAATCTGGCGGCGGCCGGGCTGGTGTTCGCCGACTGGCGGCTCGGGCTCGGGCTCTCGACTGCGGCGCTCATGGCGCTGATCATTCCGCCGCACACTCCGCGCTACCGCACCGAAGCGCCGATCGTCGAAGGCGAGAGCTGA
- a CDS encoding MerC domain-containing protein, producing the protein MALTAIRTGKLDRMAIGLSGLCLVHCLATSVAFALLASAGSVFGAEWIHEVGLVLAMAMGMIALGKGVADHGYALPSAVGGLGLGIMGGALTLPHDGSEAMATIVGVAILALGHRLNDIAAE; encoded by the coding sequence ATGGCGCTGACCGCGATCAGGACTGGCAAGCTCGACCGGATGGCCATCGGCCTTTCCGGCCTGTGCCTCGTCCACTGTCTTGCAACCAGCGTAGCCTTCGCCTTGCTCGCGAGCGCCGGAAGCGTGTTCGGCGCCGAGTGGATCCACGAGGTCGGCTTGGTCCTCGCCATGGCGATGGGCATGATTGCGCTCGGCAAGGGCGTCGCCGACCATGGCTATGCGCTGCCCAGCGCGGTCGGCGGGCTTGGGCTCGGGATCATGGGCGGTGCGCTGACCCTGCCGCACGACGGGTCGGAAGCGATGGCGACGATCGTCGGCGTGGCGATCCTCGCCCTCGGCCACCGGCTCAACGACATCGCCGCCGAATAA